A window of the Microbacterium sp. AZCO genome harbors these coding sequences:
- the gcvP gene encoding aminomethyl-transferring glycine dehydrogenase, whose translation MTGTFQERHIGTDAAAQRVMLDALGYDSVDELVKRAVPASIHVTARETTDIPPAATEAEALAELRALASQNRQARPMIGLGYYDTFTPSVIARNVLENPSWYTAYTPYQPEISQGRLEALINFQTMVTDLTGLDTANASMLDESTAVVEGMLVARRASKSTSNVFAVDADAMPQTKALLHARAGAVGIELVEVDFARGGLLPDALFGAMVQYPGASGRVWDPSGVVDATHLAGGLVVAAADLLALTLLRSPGSLGADIAVGTTQRFGVPLGFGGPHAGYMAVRTGLERQLPGRLVGVSVDAAGKPAYRLSLQTREQHIRREKATSNICTAQVLLAVMAAMYAVYHGPSGLRAIATSVAQKAEALAERLREYDLHLVSDSFFDTIRVVTPGPSHRVIERARSKGYQLHWVDDATVGISVDETTTADDLAAVAWAFGLPEAGEHDVRDIPFGSAAALAGVPVELNRVEEFLTHPVFNSHRSETAMMRYLKQLADRDYALDRGMIPLGSCTMKLNAATEMAAVSWPEFSRVHPFAPEADVRGYLAMIEQLEVWLAEVTGYDAVSLQPNAGSQGELAGLLAIRGYHHANGEADRTVCLIPSSAHGTNAASAVLAGMKVVVVACDEAGNVDLDDLRAKIATHASSLAALMITYPSTHGVYEHDVLEITQAVHDAGGQVYVDGANLNALLGFARFGDLGGDVSHLNLHKTFAIPHGGGGPGVGPVAAKSHLAPFLPGHPFSQRKDHAGGIFQGGAVSSAPHGSAGILPISWAYLRMMGASGLRDATAAAVLAANYIAMRLKDHYPVLYAGEGGLVAHECILDLRPLREETGITVDDVAKRLIDYGFHAPTMSFPVAGTLMVEPTESEDLAEIERFIEAMIAIRAEASAVAAGEWPADDNPLVNAPHTVETVVTGEWEHPYSRETAVFPIPSLVRTKYWPPVRRIDQAYGDRNLVCACPPIEAFA comes from the coding sequence ATGACGGGGACCTTCCAGGAACGTCACATCGGCACGGATGCCGCGGCGCAGCGGGTCATGCTCGACGCGCTCGGATACGACAGCGTCGACGAGCTCGTGAAGCGCGCGGTGCCGGCATCCATCCATGTGACCGCGCGTGAGACGACCGACATCCCGCCCGCCGCCACCGAGGCGGAGGCGCTCGCGGAGCTGCGCGCGCTCGCTTCGCAGAACCGCCAGGCGCGGCCGATGATCGGCCTCGGCTACTACGACACGTTCACGCCGTCGGTCATCGCGCGCAACGTGCTCGAGAACCCGTCCTGGTACACCGCGTACACGCCGTATCAGCCCGAGATCTCGCAGGGGCGCCTCGAGGCGCTCATCAACTTCCAGACGATGGTGACCGACCTGACCGGTCTCGACACCGCCAACGCCTCGATGCTCGACGAGTCCACGGCGGTCGTGGAGGGGATGCTCGTCGCGCGGCGCGCCTCGAAGTCCACGTCGAACGTCTTCGCCGTCGACGCCGACGCGATGCCGCAGACCAAGGCGCTGCTGCACGCGCGGGCCGGCGCGGTCGGCATCGAGCTCGTCGAGGTGGACTTCGCGCGCGGCGGGCTTCTGCCGGACGCGCTCTTCGGTGCCATGGTGCAGTACCCCGGTGCCTCCGGGCGGGTGTGGGACCCGAGCGGTGTCGTCGACGCGACACATCTCGCGGGAGGCCTCGTCGTCGCGGCGGCCGACCTGCTCGCGCTCACGCTCCTGCGGTCGCCGGGGTCGCTCGGTGCCGACATCGCCGTGGGAACGACGCAGCGCTTCGGCGTGCCGCTCGGCTTCGGCGGCCCGCACGCGGGCTACATGGCGGTGCGGACGGGGCTCGAGCGTCAGCTTCCCGGGCGCCTCGTCGGAGTGTCGGTGGATGCCGCGGGCAAGCCCGCCTACCGGCTGTCGCTGCAGACGCGGGAGCAGCACATCCGCCGGGAGAAGGCGACCTCGAACATCTGCACCGCGCAGGTGCTCCTCGCCGTCATGGCCGCGATGTACGCCGTGTATCACGGACCCTCGGGGCTGCGCGCGATCGCGACCTCCGTCGCCCAGAAGGCGGAGGCGCTCGCCGAGCGGCTGCGCGAGTACGACCTGCACCTCGTCTCGGACTCCTTCTTCGACACGATCCGCGTCGTGACGCCGGGTCCGTCGCACCGCGTCATCGAGCGCGCGCGGTCGAAGGGGTACCAGCTGCACTGGGTCGACGACGCGACCGTCGGCATCTCGGTGGACGAGACGACGACCGCCGACGACCTCGCCGCCGTTGCGTGGGCGTTCGGGCTGCCCGAGGCCGGCGAGCACGACGTGCGCGACATCCCGTTCGGCTCCGCGGCCGCGCTCGCGGGGGTGCCCGTCGAGCTCAACCGGGTCGAGGAGTTCCTGACGCACCCCGTCTTCAACTCCCACCGGTCCGAAACGGCCATGATGCGGTACCTCAAGCAGCTCGCCGACCGCGACTACGCCCTCGACCGCGGCATGATCCCGCTCGGCTCGTGCACCATGAAGCTCAACGCGGCGACCGAGATGGCCGCCGTGTCGTGGCCGGAGTTCTCGCGCGTGCACCCGTTCGCACCCGAGGCCGACGTCCGCGGCTATCTCGCGATGATCGAGCAGCTCGAGGTGTGGCTCGCCGAGGTCACCGGGTACGACGCCGTCTCGCTGCAACCGAACGCCGGCTCGCAGGGCGAGCTCGCGGGGCTCCTGGCGATCCGGGGCTACCACCACGCCAACGGCGAGGCCGACCGGACGGTGTGCCTCATCCCGTCGTCGGCGCACGGCACGAACGCCGCCTCCGCGGTGCTCGCGGGCATGAAGGTCGTCGTCGTCGCATGCGATGAGGCGGGCAACGTCGACCTGGACGACCTGCGCGCGAAGATCGCGACGCACGCCTCGTCGCTCGCGGCGCTCATGATCACGTACCCCTCGACGCACGGGGTGTACGAGCACGACGTGCTCGAGATCACGCAGGCCGTGCACGACGCGGGCGGACAGGTGTACGTCGACGGCGCGAACCTCAATGCGCTGCTCGGCTTCGCCCGCTTCGGCGACCTGGGGGGCGACGTGTCGCACCTCAACCTGCACAAGACGTTCGCGATCCCGCACGGCGGCGGCGGACCGGGCGTCGGCCCCGTCGCGGCGAAGTCTCACCTCGCGCCGTTCCTGCCGGGGCACCCCTTCTCGCAGCGCAAGGACCACGCGGGCGGCATCTTCCAGGGCGGCGCCGTGTCGTCGGCCCCGCACGGCTCCGCCGGCATCCTGCCCATCTCGTGGGCCTACCTGCGGATGATGGGCGCCTCCGGCCTGCGGGACGCCACCGCGGCCGCGGTGCTCGCCGCGAACTACATCGCCATGCGGCTCAAGGACCACTACCCCGTGCTGTACGCGGGGGAGGGCGGCCTCGTCGCCCACGAGTGCATCCTCGACCTGCGTCCGCTGCGCGAGGAGACCGGGATCACGGTCGACGACGTCGCCAAGCGCCTCATCGACTACGGCTTCCACGCGCCGACGATGTCGTTCCCCGTCGCGGGCACGCTCATGGTCGAGCCGACGGAGTCGGAGGACCTCGCCGAGATCGAGCGCTTCATCGAGGCGATGATCGCGATCCGCGCCGAGGCGTCCGCCGTCGCCGCGGGCGAGTGGCCCGCCGACGACAACCCGCTCGTCAACGCGCCGCACACCGTCGAGACGGTCGTCACGGGGGAGTGGGAGCACCCGTACTCGCGCGAGACCGCGGTCTTCCCGATCCCGTCGCTCGTGCGGACGAAGTACTGGCCGCCCGTGCGCCGCATCGACCAGGCCTACGGCGACCGCAACCTCGTCTGCGCGTGCCCCCCGATCGAGGCCTTCGCCTGA
- the gcvH gene encoding glycine cleavage system protein GcvH: MTDLDSLKYTEEHEWIALDGDVATVGITDFAADKLGDVVFVDLPGVDSGVTAGQVCGEIESTKSVGELYAPLTGDVVAINDAVVDDPSLVNSDPFGDGWLVKLRVDASALDGLLDRAAYVALTEGA, from the coding sequence ATGACCGATCTCGACAGCCTCAAGTACACCGAGGAGCACGAGTGGATCGCGCTCGACGGCGACGTGGCGACGGTCGGCATCACCGACTTCGCCGCCGACAAGCTCGGCGACGTCGTGTTCGTCGACCTCCCCGGCGTCGACTCGGGCGTCACGGCCGGTCAGGTGTGCGGCGAGATCGAGTCGACCAAGTCCGTCGGAGAGCTCTACGCGCCGCTCACCGGTGACGTCGTCGCGATCAACGACGCCGTCGTCGACGACCCCTCACTCGTCAACTCCGACCCGTTCGGCGACGGCTGGCTCGTGAAGCTCCGGGTCGACGCCTCCGCCCTCGACGGGCTGCTCGACCGCGCGGCGTATGTCGCGCTGACCGAAGGCGCGTGA
- the gcvT gene encoding glycine cleavage system aminomethyltransferase GcvT — MSDPRYTPLRAHHEALGASFTDFGGWAMPVRYTSDLAEHHAVRRSAGLFDISHMAEFVVEGPQAGEFLDYALAGRLSVLADDQAKYSLVLDASGGIVDDVIVYCQHPDRFIVVANAGNRDAVAEALSARRGAFDVSVEDWTERIALVAVQGPASQEILEATPELTGYSTSLDDLKYYRMTHASFTREPGAEPSPVHIGRTGYTGEDGFEIFVRWDDASSLWGALLRAGADHDLVPAGLAARDTLRLEAGMPLYGHELSLDVVPAQAGLGRVVVDAKDQFVGKEGLSAVDLDAAPVLVGLTAEGRRAGRAGYGVFDGDTRVGEITSGALSPTLGHPIAMAFVSPTVSAPGTELTIDVRGTRIPATVTALPFYRRTK; from the coding sequence ATGTCCGACCCCCGCTACACCCCGCTCCGAGCCCATCACGAGGCCCTCGGCGCCTCCTTCACCGACTTCGGCGGGTGGGCGATGCCCGTGCGCTACACGTCCGACCTCGCCGAGCACCACGCGGTGCGCCGGTCCGCGGGCCTCTTCGACATCTCGCACATGGCCGAGTTCGTCGTCGAGGGGCCGCAGGCGGGGGAGTTCCTCGACTACGCGCTCGCCGGTCGACTCTCCGTGCTCGCCGACGATCAGGCGAAGTACAGCCTCGTGCTCGACGCCTCGGGCGGCATCGTCGACGACGTCATCGTCTACTGCCAGCATCCGGACCGCTTCATCGTGGTCGCGAATGCGGGGAACAGGGATGCCGTCGCCGAGGCGCTCTCCGCCCGTCGGGGCGCGTTCGACGTGAGCGTCGAGGACTGGACGGAGCGCATCGCGCTCGTCGCGGTGCAGGGTCCGGCGTCGCAGGAGATCCTCGAGGCCACGCCCGAGCTCACCGGCTACTCGACCTCGCTCGACGACCTGAAGTACTACCGGATGACCCACGCGTCGTTCACCCGCGAGCCCGGTGCCGAGCCTTCTCCCGTCCACATCGGGCGCACCGGCTACACGGGCGAGGACGGCTTCGAGATCTTCGTCCGCTGGGACGACGCCTCGTCGCTGTGGGGAGCGCTGCTCCGCGCCGGCGCCGACCATGACCTCGTCCCGGCCGGCCTCGCCGCCCGCGACACCCTGCGCCTCGAGGCGGGCATGCCGCTGTACGGTCACGAGCTCTCGCTCGACGTCGTCCCCGCCCAGGCGGGCCTCGGCCGCGTCGTCGTCGACGCGAAGGACCAGTTCGTCGGCAAGGAGGGCCTCTCCGCCGTCGACCTCGACGCCGCGCCCGTGCTCGTCGGACTCACCGCTGAGGGCAGGCGCGCCGGCCGCGCCGGCTACGGCGTGTTCGACGGTGACACGCGGGTCGGCGAGATCACGAGCGGTGCGCTCAGCCCGACCCTCGGGCATCCCATCGCCATGGCCTTCGTCTCACCAACGGTGAGCGCCCCCGGAACCGAACTCACCATCGACGTGCGAGGCACGCGCATCCCCGCGACCGTGACCGCCCTTCCCTTCTACAGGAGGACCAAATGA
- a CDS encoding fibronectin type III domain-containing protein: protein MRTDRTPTLHRRPARRIGVAVGVALTLALGAGIMPAPAFAAQQASVSTGARPATDAPPIPFVPTPTITGYPGVGYTLTVVPGPWPEKTRISYVWLADGKPLVRVPSTTLTLEPAQIGKRISVTVIGVKSGYAVTTRTSLPTAPVVGPNTTPSAPIITSTVTDRDTRSITVTWKPGPPGTSPITGWIVARSGAGTGPDGPLQRELPADARSIVFDSLIPDLLYKISVTAVSAAGPGPAAQTSAIVPPRPMQPGAATIVGSPTPFSTLRVDVGAWVPADADFRYEWWRNNRRIFAWSENYWQVAPSDLGATFFVVVRAEKRPLWASGYAQTDAVVIVSGPPGD, encoded by the coding sequence ATGAGAACCGACAGGACACCCACGCTCCACCGTCGCCCGGCACGCCGCATCGGCGTGGCCGTCGGCGTCGCACTGACACTCGCTCTGGGCGCCGGCATCATGCCGGCTCCGGCCTTCGCCGCGCAGCAGGCCTCCGTATCCACCGGCGCGCGGCCTGCGACCGACGCGCCGCCGATCCCCTTCGTCCCGACGCCCACGATCACGGGCTACCCGGGAGTCGGCTACACGCTGACGGTCGTGCCCGGACCGTGGCCGGAGAAGACGCGCATCTCGTACGTCTGGCTCGCCGACGGGAAGCCGCTCGTGCGCGTCCCTTCCACGACGCTCACGCTCGAGCCCGCGCAGATCGGCAAGCGCATCTCGGTCACGGTCATCGGCGTCAAGAGCGGCTACGCCGTGACGACCCGGACGAGCCTGCCCACGGCGCCGGTCGTGGGACCGAACACGACGCCGTCGGCGCCGATCATCACCTCGACCGTGACGGATCGCGACACCCGGTCGATCACCGTGACGTGGAAGCCGGGGCCTCCGGGAACCTCCCCCATCACGGGATGGATCGTGGCGCGGAGCGGCGCGGGAACGGGTCCCGACGGGCCGCTCCAGCGCGAACTCCCCGCCGACGCCCGGAGCATCGTCTTCGACTCCCTGATCCCCGACCTCCTCTACAAGATCTCCGTGACAGCGGTCAGCGCCGCGGGGCCGGGCCCCGCCGCTCAGACCTCGGCCATCGTTCCGCCGCGTCCGATGCAGCCGGGCGCGGCGACGATCGTCGGCAGCCCCACGCCGTTTTCGACCCTCAGGGTGGACGTGGGCGCGTGGGTTCCGGCCGACGCGGACTTCCGCTACGAGTGGTGGCGCAACAATCGCCGGATCTTCGCCTGGAGCGAGAACTACTGGCAGGTCGCCCCGAGCGATCTCGGCGCGACCTTCTTCGTGGTCGTGCGTGCCGAGAAGCGCCCGCTGTGGGCGAGCGGCTACGCGCAGACGGACGCCGTGGTGATCGTGTCGGGCCCGCCGGGCGACTGA
- a CDS encoding MarP family serine protease, which produces MVVVDVVLIAVLILAVLAGAQRGLLASAGTLIGLIGGGIAAYWLAPIVNDAWPWQEWRPLVVLLLVLLLLGLGGAIGGAVGAALRRGVDRSRPLRAVDRVLGSIASLIVAALAVSLVGSTITATGGPLLAPAVASSQVLRAIDRLTPPPVAEALAQLRSIVLDDALPRFGDLLGGVSAPTQAPVDLSDPDLTRAAASVVRVSGTAYACGISSTGSGFVVARDRVVTNAHVVAGVDAPVVEVPGAEAREGRIVYFDPVNDLAVIAVDGLDAAPLRLGRTLAAGATAVVQGYPYGGPFTQTNASVLSTGTVEMPDIYSDSTDPREIYSLEAAVRPGNSGGPLLTDDGVVAGIVFARGETDDTRGYAMTMAELDPVATEAPSLERAVSTGACTG; this is translated from the coding sequence GTGGTCGTCGTCGACGTCGTGCTGATCGCCGTGCTGATCCTCGCCGTGCTCGCGGGCGCCCAGCGCGGTCTCCTCGCGAGCGCCGGGACGCTCATCGGGCTCATCGGGGGCGGAATCGCCGCCTACTGGCTCGCGCCCATCGTCAACGACGCGTGGCCGTGGCAGGAGTGGCGGCCGCTCGTCGTCCTTCTCCTCGTCCTCCTCCTCCTGGGGCTCGGCGGAGCGATCGGCGGTGCCGTCGGCGCCGCGCTGCGGAGGGGCGTCGATCGCAGCCGGCCCCTCCGGGCCGTCGACCGGGTGCTGGGGTCGATCGCGAGCCTCATCGTGGCGGCGCTCGCCGTCTCGCTCGTCGGCTCGACGATCACGGCGACGGGCGGGCCGCTCCTCGCCCCCGCGGTGGCGTCGTCGCAGGTGCTCCGCGCGATCGACCGGCTCACGCCGCCGCCCGTCGCGGAGGCGCTCGCGCAGCTGCGCTCGATCGTCCTCGACGACGCGCTCCCGCGGTTCGGCGATCTGCTCGGGGGAGTGTCGGCCCCGACGCAGGCCCCCGTCGACCTCTCCGATCCCGATCTCACGCGGGCCGCGGCATCCGTCGTCCGCGTATCCGGAACGGCCTACGCGTGCGGGATCAGCTCGACCGGATCCGGCTTCGTCGTCGCGCGCGATCGGGTCGTGACAAACGCCCACGTCGTCGCGGGCGTCGACGCTCCCGTCGTCGAGGTGCCGGGCGCCGAGGCGCGTGAGGGCCGGATCGTCTACTTCGACCCCGTCAACGACCTCGCCGTCATCGCGGTCGACGGACTGGATGCCGCGCCTCTCCGGCTGGGCCGCACTCTCGCGGCGGGTGCGACCGCCGTCGTGCAGGGCTACCCGTACGGCGGGCCGTTCACGCAGACGAACGCGAGCGTGCTCTCGACGGGCACGGTGGAGATGCCCGACATCTACTCCGACAGCACCGATCCGAGGGAGATCTACTCCCTCGAGGCCGCCGTCCGGCCGGGCAACTCCGGTGGACCGCTCCTCACCGACGACGGCGTCGTCGCCGGCATCGTGTTCGCGCGCGGCGAGACCGACGACACCCGCGGCTACGCCATGACGATGGCCGAGCTCGACCCCGTCGCGACCGAGGCGCCGTCTCTCGAGCGCGCCGTCTCGACCGGCGCCTGCACAGGCTGA
- a CDS encoding NUDIX domain-containing protein, producing the protein MTPAETTDDSADDVTRVAVSTVIFSLRREPATDAPSLVLPLVRRTRDPYEGLWALPGGWLDVAESLDAAASRTLSETTGLAPSYLEQLYAFGATDRSPSRVVSIVYWALLRADAASTELIDRTKDAPDNVAWFDAASLPRLAFDHNEIVDYALWRLRNKVGYSRIAHGLLADEFTLADLRDVYESILGRRLDPANFRRQVENSGTLIPTDRFRTGSHRPARLYRYNRDVELAERGPLSVRH; encoded by the coding sequence ATGACCCCAGCCGAGACCACGGACGACTCCGCGGACGACGTCACGCGCGTCGCCGTGTCGACCGTGATCTTCAGCCTGCGCCGCGAGCCGGCGACCGACGCTCCGTCGCTGGTCCTGCCGCTCGTCCGTCGCACGCGCGATCCCTACGAGGGGCTCTGGGCGCTCCCGGGCGGATGGCTCGACGTCGCCGAGAGTCTCGATGCCGCGGCATCCCGGACCCTCTCCGAGACCACAGGACTCGCGCCCAGCTATCTCGAGCAGCTCTATGCCTTCGGGGCCACCGACCGGTCGCCCTCGCGCGTCGTCTCGATCGTCTACTGGGCGCTGCTGCGCGCCGACGCCGCCTCGACCGAGCTGATCGACCGCACCAAGGATGCACCCGACAATGTCGCGTGGTTCGACGCGGCATCCCTCCCCCGTCTCGCCTTCGATCACAACGAGATCGTCGACTACGCGCTGTGGCGCCTGCGCAACAAGGTCGGCTACAGCCGCATCGCGCACGGTCTGCTCGCCGACGAGTTCACGCTCGCCGACCTTCGAGATGTGTACGAGTCGATCCTCGGCCGCCGCCTCGACCCCGCGAACTTCCGCCGCCAGGTGGAGAACTCGGGAACCCTCATCCCGACCGACCGCTTCCGCACGGGAAGCCACCGACCGGCCCGCCTCTACCGCTACAACCGGGACGTCGAGCTCGCCGAACGCGGCCCGCTCTCCGTCCGCCACTGA
- the nadA gene encoding quinolinate synthase NadA has product MPAVNITLQPRPIDPSVDHEIQAIVSGASDGATCNTDLAAGPWDFDIRPGYGPGASMGDVIPTGSPRQGELPQEYRDASADDLDARIRAAKATLGERVVILGHFYQREEVVQHADYVGDSFQLANAALEHPEAEAIVFCGVHFMAETADLLSRPEQAVILPNLAAGCSMADMADIDEVEECWEQLEEIYGDMAAVDADGLVPVIPVTYMNSSAAIKGFVGRHGGIVCTSSNARTVLEWAFQRGRRVLFFPDQHLGRNTAKAMGVPLEQMPMWNPHKPLGGSSASELADARVILWHGFCSVHRRFSVDQIDKARAEHPGVRVIVHPECPMAVVDAADESGSTDYIRRAIEGATEPTTFAIGTEVNLVQRLAADNPQHSIFCLDPVVCPCSTMYRIHPGYLAWVLEGLVKGEVLNRITVPADVADPARLALERMLAAKPPAAPAADWENAS; this is encoded by the coding sequence ATGCCCGCTGTCAACATCACGCTTCAGCCCCGCCCCATCGACCCCTCGGTCGACCACGAGATCCAGGCGATCGTCTCGGGAGCCTCGGACGGGGCGACCTGCAACACCGACCTCGCGGCCGGGCCGTGGGACTTCGACATCCGCCCGGGCTACGGCCCGGGCGCCTCGATGGGCGACGTCATCCCCACGGGGTCGCCCCGCCAGGGCGAGCTTCCGCAGGAGTATCGGGATGCCTCGGCCGACGACCTCGACGCACGCATCCGCGCCGCCAAGGCGACGCTGGGCGAGCGCGTCGTGATCCTCGGGCACTTCTACCAGCGCGAGGAGGTCGTGCAGCACGCGGACTACGTGGGCGACTCGTTCCAGCTCGCCAACGCGGCGCTCGAGCACCCCGAGGCCGAGGCGATCGTCTTCTGCGGCGTGCACTTCATGGCCGAGACCGCCGACCTGCTGTCCCGCCCCGAGCAGGCCGTGATCCTGCCCAACCTCGCGGCGGGCTGCTCCATGGCCGACATGGCCGACATCGACGAGGTCGAGGAGTGCTGGGAGCAGCTCGAGGAGATCTACGGCGACATGGCGGCGGTGGATGCCGATGGCCTCGTCCCCGTCATCCCGGTCACGTACATGAACTCGTCGGCGGCCATCAAGGGGTTCGTCGGCCGCCACGGCGGGATCGTCTGCACGTCGTCGAATGCGCGGACGGTGCTCGAATGGGCCTTCCAGCGCGGACGCCGCGTGCTCTTCTTCCCCGACCAGCACCTCGGTCGCAACACGGCGAAGGCGATGGGCGTGCCGCTCGAGCAGATGCCGATGTGGAACCCCCACAAGCCGCTCGGCGGCTCGTCGGCCTCCGAGCTGGCCGACGCCCGGGTCATCCTGTGGCACGGCTTCTGCTCGGTCCACCGCCGCTTCTCGGTCGACCAGATCGACAAGGCGCGCGCCGAGCACCCCGGTGTGCGGGTCATCGTGCACCCCGAGTGCCCGATGGCGGTCGTGGATGCCGCGGATGAGTCGGGCTCGACCGACTACATCCGCCGCGCCATCGAGGGAGCCACCGAGCCGACCACGTTCGCGATCGGCACGGAGGTCAACCTCGTGCAGCGCCTCGCCGCCGACAACCCGCAGCACTCGATCTTCTGCCTGGACCCCGTCGTCTGCCCGTGCTCGACGATGTACCGCATCCACCCCGGATACCTCGCGTGGGTGCTCGAGGGCCTCGTGAAGGGCGAAGTGCTGAACCGCATCACCGTGCCGGCCGACGTCGCCGATCCCGCGCGCCTCGCTCTCGAGCGGATGCTCGCGGCCAAGCCTCCGGCAGCGCCGGCCGCGGATTGGGAGAACGCCTCATGA
- the nadB gene encoding L-aspartate oxidase, producing MSGPQVIVVGSGIAGLITALHAVEHGCRVTLVTKDVLEHANTRYAQGGIAGVMFDDDRVEDHIRDTLTAGAGLGDPAAVRVLAEEGPARIRELVALGVAFDRDASGHFLKGLEAAHSYPRILHSGGDATGTAIEKALVARLRASEVAVVEHAFLVDLVVRDGRAAGVELLVGDAPGRIGQRETLTGDAVVLATGGAGELYAYTTNPPVATGDGIAAALRAGVAVSDLEFFQFHPTIIGVGDAFLVSEAVRGEGATLIDEDGRRFAFDAHPDGELAPRDVVARAIAHQMELQDGRPVFLDATHLRATYEERAAFLAKRFPTIDAAVRERGLDWAREPIPVTPAAHYLMGGVATDLFGRTSLPGLYAVGEVARTGVHGANRLASNSLLEGAVFGARAGDAITGDLASGDWPLVTAAPRHTADPSSPERTPSADVDSAVEPFSRAALQHVMWEDAGLVRDEAGLRRAASLISAWRSAARTPRTEAEFEDENLLLVAERLVAAALGRRESVGAHFRRDDPAAATPHISTSEPATRRIEASVAPTSRSYDTVREVA from the coding sequence ATGAGCGGGCCGCAGGTCATCGTCGTCGGGAGCGGCATCGCCGGTCTCATCACGGCGCTCCACGCGGTGGAGCACGGATGCCGCGTCACGCTCGTGACGAAGGACGTGCTCGAGCACGCCAACACGCGGTACGCGCAGGGCGGCATCGCCGGCGTCATGTTCGACGACGACCGGGTCGAGGACCACATCCGCGACACCCTGACGGCGGGTGCGGGGCTCGGCGATCCCGCCGCCGTGCGCGTGCTGGCGGAGGAGGGCCCGGCGCGTATCCGCGAGCTCGTGGCGCTCGGCGTCGCCTTCGACCGCGACGCCTCCGGCCACTTCCTCAAGGGTCTCGAAGCGGCCCACTCCTATCCCCGCATCCTGCACTCGGGTGGGGATGCCACCGGCACGGCGATCGAGAAGGCGCTTGTCGCCCGACTCCGCGCGAGTGAGGTCGCCGTCGTCGAGCATGCCTTCCTCGTCGATCTCGTCGTGCGCGACGGACGTGCGGCCGGGGTCGAGCTGCTCGTCGGCGATGCGCCGGGACGCATCGGGCAACGCGAGACGCTGACCGGCGACGCCGTCGTGCTCGCCACGGGCGGCGCGGGCGAGCTCTACGCCTACACGACCAACCCTCCCGTCGCGACGGGCGACGGCATCGCCGCCGCGCTGCGCGCCGGCGTCGCGGTCAGCGACCTGGAGTTCTTCCAGTTCCACCCGACGATCATCGGCGTGGGCGACGCGTTTCTCGTGTCGGAGGCGGTGCGCGGAGAGGGCGCGACCCTCATCGACGAGGACGGTCGGCGCTTCGCGTTCGACGCGCACCCGGACGGCGAGCTCGCTCCCCGCGACGTCGTGGCGCGGGCGATCGCGCACCAGATGGAGCTGCAGGACGGCCGCCCGGTCTTCCTCGATGCGACGCACCTGCGCGCGACCTACGAGGAGCGCGCCGCCTTCCTCGCGAAGCGGTTCCCGACGATCGATGCGGCCGTCCGCGAGCGCGGCCTCGACTGGGCGCGCGAGCCGATCCCCGTCACTCCGGCGGCGCACTACCTGATGGGCGGCGTCGCGACCGACCTGTTCGGCCGCACGTCGCTCCCCGGCCTCTACGCCGTCGGCGAGGTCGCGCGCACCGGTGTGCACGGCGCCAACCGGCTCGCGTCGAACTCGCTGCTGGAGGGCGCCGTCTTCGGCGCTCGGGCGGGCGACGCCATCACCGGCGACCTCGCGTCCGGTGACTGGCCCCTTGTCACCGCGGCCCCGCGTCACACCGCCGACCCCTCATCCCCCGAACGCACGCCGAGCGCGGACGTGGACAGCGCGGTCGAGCCCTTCTCGCGCGCGGCTCTGCAGCACGTGATGTGGGAGGACGCGGGACTCGTGCGCGACGAGGCGGGCCTGCGGCGCGCGGCATCGCTCATCTCGGCGTGGCGCTCAGCCGCACGCACGCCCCGGACCGAGGCGGAGTTCGAGGACGAGAACCTGCTCCTCGTCGCCGAGCGTCTCGTGGCAGCGGCCCTCGGGCGTCGCGAATCGGTCGGCGCCCACTTCCGGCGCGATGATCCGGCGGCAGCAACTCCTCACATTTCGACGTCGGAGCCGGCGACACGCCGCATCGAGGCCTCCGTCGCGCCGACCTCGAGGAGTTACGACACGGTTCGAGAGGTCGCCTGA